The following is a genomic window from Gallus gallus isolate bGalGal1 chromosome 21, bGalGal1.mat.broiler.GRCg7b, whole genome shotgun sequence.
TTCTGTCAGCTCCTTCTAACCCTTAGGTGTTCGTATTCCTTCATACATCTCCCTGATTTGTCCACTTCTCTCTTGCCTTAACGCTGTAGGTTTGGGTTGTGTGCTGTGTAGCAGAGGGTGCATCTTGCATCTGCTTGCTAAGTATGGCAGACCTTTCTCTCTTTGGTCCAAACCCACATAGCATTGTGCATGAGGGAAATCACAGTCCTTTGCTCTCCTAGATGCAGTTAGGTTCTGCTTCCACCCCTCCCTATTACCATGTGTTCtgtaaggaaaaaggaaaaaaatatgcagagcAGGTGATTGTGGTAGACTGAAGTATTCTAATTAGGGCAGGGACATTTaacaatttttgttttggttttgttttcactaGTTTCTGCACACCATAGAACAGTGAGGGAAGAATATGGAGACAAAGTGAAAATGAGACCCTGGAGTCGCAGCCCATTACGACAGCAGAGAGACAAGCCTGAGCAAGCAGATAGCAGGAAACCAGGTAGCATTTGCCACCTCAGTGTCTTTGCCTGGGGGCTAGCAGCTGTTCTGGGGTAGAGTTTAATTTTTAGTATTAAACATTTATATCCCTGGAACTATACTGAAAGTATTGTCCGCTTCAGCTGTGGTGGCATACTTCTGGAATTGAGAAGGGTGGCACGTGCACTGTTACTAAAGCAatgctggttttatttctttgcagatTGAAAAGGGATTGTTTTGTACCAACTCCAGTTGGATTTGTTCTTAGGAAATAAGCTACCTTCAAAGGCCACCTTACAGAGAACTATCTAGTTAAAGTGTCACTAATTGTTGTAttgtagaagaaaagcagtgcttaAGGCAGTGTTCTGGTTAGATggtgagttttgttttctgagataGAAAATGGTCCTTTCCATGCAGAGAAGGTCCCAACTGTGTGTGGAGAGCCTGCACAATTGGCATAAACATGTCATTggttaaagaagaaaagctgtgtcTGCTTTGTTAATGTGCGTAGCTGTGAAAATCATTGTAACTCCTTGAGGTAATGCACAGTGCAATCAGCTGAGATTCCAGGCAGAGGAAGGCAGTGATCCTTTGACCTTATGGTCTGATCAGTCAACATTTATTTGCGTGTGTTGTTTCACAATGATGGACTGCAGTAGAAACACTGATTGCAAGCGCTGTGTGAGTGTACATTAGTGGGACTCTGTGTTGTGGTCGTGTTTGTTATCATGTTACACTTgtcttttttaatacatttcttgTAGAGAGGTGTGGGCACGTGtcatgttttaaattaaaaactcaGCATTGTACATTTTTGGCTGTTGATCTGGTACCATTGCAGGTCAGGGAAACTGTTGGCTTTTGAGCAGACTGTGAAATGTTTTGGTTGctcatatttatatatatatatatgtgtatataaacCTTCAGCACCAATTTAATAGCCAGAGAATCTGGGCATTCAGAGtcttaaaaatagaagtgaaattCAGTTGGCACCTTGGTTTTGATTCTTCTGGTCTCAacagtgaaagaagagaaaccaGAAGAGAGAGACCCTCTTTCCGACTTGCAAGACATCAGTGAcagtgagagaaaaacaagctcAGCTGAGTCTTCATCAGGTAATTAAATGCAGTGTAGTGGATACTCATTGTACCGTTGTCTGTTGAGGAAACACTGTTATTAGGCAGCATATCTCATTACGTGTGTTACTGTTCCTCAGCAGAGTCTGGGTCGGGCtcagaagaagaggaagaagagtcGAGCAGTGAAGGATctgaggaagagggagaagaggaggaggaggaggaagaggaggagacaGGGAGCAATTCTGAGGAGGTGTCGGAGCAGTCAGCTGGTGAGTAACAGAACACAGATCCTACTGTGGGCCGGTGGGGTCTGctggcttttctttgtttctcattctgtgttgttttatttgaatgttttccttttctcctagTCTAGGATAGGCTGAGACCTCACAGGTCAAGATAACTAAAACGAAAAAAACAAGTACAAGTCATATTCTATCCTTTTGTATAGAGGTAATACCAATTATTTGTCTAAGACGCCGGATTAGAAAACTGAAAGCCATGTTTGTCTTCCCAAGTAGTGTAACACTAACAGTTTAAGTAATTTTGTGTTGCACAGTAACAAATACTCTGTAGAGAGCACTCTGCGTGGGGGTGGTAAAGTACAAATATCTCTGCTATTTTGAATAGTTTCAGTTGCAAAtaccagattttttttgtcacgCTTGCTACAAATATttgaacataaaaataattttaaaaaaggcttAGTTAAAAAATCTTAGAGCTGTTCCCATCATTATTTAGTAAAGAAAAGGTCACAGCAGGCTGCTCTGACTGggtgtatttctttaaaatgaagcagaatGACCAGGCAGACATTCAGTAGTCTCCCAACCAGTGCTGTTGAGATTGaagaagcttttgttttccaagtgaAACAGCAAATGTGATGTCACTGAAGTAGATAGTGGTGCAAAAGATGATGAATGAGGAAAGTGTTTGGACAGTGGTCTGCATTGCAAGGAACTACAGAAGGGTTAAGTTGATTCAGCTGAACTTGATTCTGTCTTGCAGAAGAAGTGAGCGAAGAAGAAATGAGTGAAGAGGAAGAACGGGAGAATGGAAATCACATCCCAGTTGGTACAATGCAAATACTGAATATATCAGTTTACTCTGTTTCTGCAGTCAAATCTAGTTCTGAAAGTACTTTAAATCTGTTTGAAATCTATTTGTTGGTGCAGTTTTGCCATCATTCTGAGGCACTGTGCGTTTCACAGCTTAGAGCCGTTATGTCAGAATCAGAACTCTGTTCCAGGGTCCGTATGTAGGAATGAGATCCCAGTCTAATGAGGagatatttccttctttctcattttggGCTTCTTGTCGTGCCCAAAAAAGCTTTACAGTCTGAATGAGAGATACTGggtcacttcttttttttcattctgttagtgtaaagatttatttttctgacatGCTGTGTTCATCTGAAAACTGTATGTACCTGACAGTAATCTGGAGTGCTTGAAAGCATCATCTCCACAAACATGAGAAATTAGGCTTCTTTTCATTGGTCTTCACTTGCATAAGTTGCATATCTTCTATCTCATAGCGATAAGTTTCTCATTTCCCTTCTTTGTCCAAAGCTGAACTTAACTCTGTTCCAAAGGACTCCCTCTTTCCACGACTGATTCTGACTTTTAAAGTTACAGAGTCGAGGTTTGATCGCGATTCAGCGGGCAGTGaggtggaggaagaggaggtgggGGAGGGCAGCCCCCAGTCCAACGCGATGACGGAAGGAGACTATGTTCCTGACTCACCTGCTTCTTCCCCTATTGAACTGAAACAGGAGCTTCCCAAATATCTTCCTGCACTTCAGGTAGGGGATCACTTAAAGGATGCTTGGAAAAGTTACATGCAAATGGGTTTCGTTAACATGGGAAATGTGTTCACAATAGCATTTATGCATGAGTTGATGGGCAGAATATGTCTTGTTGATTCGTTGTTGCAGAGTACACACTTGTGTGTGAAATATGTACATCTCTCGGTTAATTCTAACTGCTCCTGTGAAGTTGCTTAGGTTTTTCTTAGTCTTGTTAAACAAAGGAGTGCAGTGCTCCTGCAGACGTGTGAGGAGTGAATGTTCTCTGTCTGTTTTCCCAGGGGTGTCGTAGTGTGGAGGAGTTTCAGTGTTTGAACAGGATTGAAGAGGGAACATACGGCGTGGTGTACAgagcaaaagacaaaaagacTGGTTTGTATTATCTGCGTGGTATTAACAAAGTATTATGTCACAAATGTCATCCAGCGTGAGAAATGTTTCGCTCAGGATGTATGTTACCGTGACAGCTATTGTCACTGGTGGGGATAGGTATGAATTTTGGAAGCTATGATTTGGAAAACTTATTTGCATGTTCTGGAAACTGGAATCGACCCTCTGCGGTACTGCCCTAATTATTTTGCTGTATCAAAGCAGTTACATTCAGGTGGCATGCATGCATGTGGCATCTGGAGTGTGTTGTGCATTTCTACAGATTGTTCTGTTGCTTTATAAATTCCAACGAGCTTCTTAATAACTTtgcaggaaatgcagaaggaggTCTGGGGTACAGTGAGAAGTACAGCTTGGGTTTCTTGTCACACAGATTGCGTTTTAAGCACAGAACTGATGTCTGTTTTGTATCAGCCTTCTGCCTTAAGAAAGGGGAAAACTGTAATAATTTTCTTCTAGCCACTTTCTGCTTCTGTCATATGTATAGATTCAGACCTGCAGTTGTATGCAAATCGTGGTTCTGCATTAATCTCACATTAATGAACAAAatctctaaaatattttcttccttttcaggGATAATGTATGCTTTTTAATAGGATATGGATTTTGACATAAGCGTTTTGCTTGCAGCTGTTTGAGTTCAGAATTAATTTCTGTATTGGTCATGACACTGTAGAACTGCTTAACTTGATTTCAGTTGCTGGTCCATTAGGCAATTATTTCTGGTTTGTGATTTGCTGCAGTTAACGTGGATCGGTCGGTTGGTTTGAAATAAGCGTGTGCCACTAGGTGCCCCTCTAAGCACAGCCACTGGGGAGAGAGTTCATAGGAGCAGTGTCTGTGTGCCATGGGTGTATACAGCACCATGTTGCTGTGGAAGAAATTTCATATACAAGtggatttatatttttaaaactcagaATTGTTCTTATCTGGTCTGTAATGGTACACGTCTTGTGAAAGTGACTGCGTTTCCTAGGGAGTGCAGGAGCCAACACCAGGTCACTCGTGTGTCCATGCTTAAGTGGAAGAAATACTTGGTTGGATGCTGTAGCAGGAATGGTGACATCAGTGCAGCTTTCCTGTtcccttgggaaaaaaataacatgagaTTCAATCTGTCAATCTGTTGTTTTGGCTGTGACCTCAGCTTCCCCCCCAGTGTTGCCATCACTAGTGATATGTTACTGTCCTGCAAGCTGGTCGCTGTGACAGAGCGGAGGCACAGTAAATTAAATATCTGCAATTTTAAATTGAGGTGGCAGATGGTGAAGAGAGCTTGTGACAAGATCTGTGTTCCAGAGCAGACTTAGACAGCAATAATGGTTATTCTCAGGTCCAGCTGACAAGCTGTGATGTTGGCAGTGGGGTTAAATTCTGGAtgtctctgtttctgtttgttttagaaTTAGGTGACCTTTTGATCTCCTCTGGGGTGGTTTTTCTGACGTCACTCATTTACTGGATAGCTGCCATCAGctcctttttctgttctgtatctTCCTTGAGGCCCTCCCTGAGGCTGACATGGCCATTACTCTGCAGTAACATGCAGAAGCAGATGTACTGAAATAATTTGAGTAGCACCTTGGTTTTCAGTTGGGTCTTTAAGGAAAAGTGAACTGTTTGTGAGACGTTTCCATCCCATCTCTCAAACTAAGGGGAGGAAATCAGAGTCAAATAAGCTTTATCTGTTATCTGCAGTGTCTTTCTAGGTGAGTTATGTCAGGATACGCTAAAACCCCTGATGCAGCTTTTGAATTGTTACTGTGGGTTTTCTTATCTTTCCTTAAACTTggcagtctttttttttgtttgctttggttttcacTCTGTTAGTGCAGACTGACTCTGCTAATGTCTCAGGTAACGGTTTTCAttcaaatgcattaaaatagtAAAAGTACACTGGGAGACCTCCTGGCATTTATTTCATTAGCTGTGTGATGGGAAGTCTGCAGCTAataattctcttttccttgcagATGAAATCGTGGCTCTGAAGCGACTgaagatggagaaggaaaaggaaggctTCCCCATTACCTCtctcagagaaataaatactaTTCTGAAAGCACAACACCTAAATATCGTCACTGTCAGAGTAAGACCAGCAACCTTCCATTTccaaagctttttgttttgtaatgttGCCTCTTGGCTTTTAAAATGCCTTGTGAAAACGTCAGCATTCCTAGCAGAGCTTGTTAGTTTACCACCCATAAAATAAACAGGCGGTGCTTGTCTCTACAAAACTGGACGTGTTTCAGAAATAAGCTGTGTTTTGATcacttgtttttgtgttttaggAAATCGTTGTAGGTAGTAATATGGATAAAATCTATATCGTTATGAACTACGTCGAACATGATCTCAAGAGTCTGATGGAAACAATGAAGCAACCATTTCTACCAGGTACTGTTTGCCACAGTCTCCTCTAATtatctgaaatggaaaactgaCCTAGAAAGACCCCATTCCCTTTGGGCTGTACTGACATCAGCGGACTAGCTTGTATGGTGACGTGCGTTGCCTTGGAATGTCCTCTGAGTGTTCTTTGGAGTAGAGACTACTGCTTTCTCACTGTCCAATTTGATTCTACTGATAGAGGTTAAGAGAGGAAGgtcagctggcagtgctggtaCATACAGTGATGATAGGCTGATGAATCCAGCTGGCATGCTCAGGGTGAAAGTGAGGTTCAGATGTGAAATGGAGAGGGGAGTTTTCCCTGTGaacactgtgttttatttttggccAGTTCCTATGTTGAGAAGCATTAATTTCTGAGCATTGTTTGGATGCAGTCCAGCTATCCAGACTCATTTTACTGTACTGGCAGCTCTTTGGgtctgtttttgttctgtgacaCATTTTTACACTGCACTCCTTAGTGTGCTTTCAACTTGacatctctttctttccccccaaTTCCATCCTTTTTCtctaattaggaaaaaaaaataaacaactgaagacagatttcttattttaaatgtatctgGCTTTTTTAATCACTTCAGGTGAAGTGAAAACCTTGATGATTCAGTTACTACGAGGAGTCAAGCATCTTCATGACAACTGGATACTTCACCGGGACTTGAAAACTTCCAACCTGCTGCTCAGTCATTCAGGCATTTTAAAGGTAAGAACTATATGAAATACACCACACTTGTGAGAAATGGTGATGTTAAGAGCTGGGCAGCATTAATCTGCATTAGTCTTTAAACGTATGACGTGTAGTTCCTAAAACATACAGTGGTAAAACGGTGAACTTTATAATAGATAGAGACTGCCTTGCCCCAGCTCTTAAGATTTATACTAGAATGTGAGTAATAAGCATGGCATGTGAGTGCTGAATTCCTTATGGCACAATTGGAAGTTGGAACGGTgttctcttcctgctgatgCATGACAGTGCCATTAACCTTATCTGTATCAACATCCGTGTGGCTGTTTTTTAATGCCAGAGGCCATGCAGTAGCCAGAATGGCCAGTATGTACTGGTGCTGTCCATTGGTATGGTCAATGCTGATAACATTACTGATAACTAATTTTCATCCAGGTTGGAGATTTTGGATTGGCCCGAGAATATGGATCTCCACTGAAGCCTTACACACCAGTGGTGGTGACACTTTGGTACAGGGCTCCGGAGTTGCTGCTTGGAGCCAAGGTATgcctctctttatttttctgggaAGTAAAGGATTGACTTTTCGGACTAACCTCATCTTATAATTCATGAACAGAGTATAAGTGTGCTTCATTCTTTATACTGATGTAGGAGTGAAAATTCTAAaacttcaattttatttttcccaataaCAAAGCTAAAATGGTTTCATCTTCCTCAGaggatggatgggtgggtgaCAGATGGAGCTGCTCTCCTTCAGATTGCAGCTGGGCTTCTCGAGGTTTGGTGGGAACTGTCACTGTCATTAAGCAGCTAGATTTCTTTGTCGTGGTCTAAAATTTCTGAcaaaaagagcagaacagaggaCTGTGAACATTCTGGCAATGTTCCCTTCTGGTTACCTGTTCTGTTACTGAAATCTGGGTGAAATCATTAGGGCTCTGGAGTGCTCCATTGCCAAGAaccacaccaaaaaaaaaaaccccaaacattgCACTATCACTAAAATACCTCATTAAATTATTTCACTGGTTTTATAAGGTATATTCTTTCTTTGTAGGAATATTCAACAGCGATAGACATGTGGTCAGTGGGGTGTATCTTCGGAGAGCTGTTGACTCAGAAACCACTGTTTCCAGGGAAGTCGGAAATTGATCAGATTAATAAAGTTTTTAAGGTAActtttttaaaacctttccaTTCAAACTGGCTGGTTTTAGAGGCAGTTAAATTAGAGCagtaagaaaatagaaatgcttGTTACTCTTTGATGGAGATTCAGCCTTAATAAAAGGCTCGCtactttgattttctgttttacagtatCAGTGGTAGGCTAAGataatgttttgtattttatctgttttctctGGATTTTTATCAACTCCTGCAGCTAAATAATGAATAAGCAGGAGGGCTGCACTCTAGAATGAGTTTATTAAGGAGACATTTTAATCTGTAGGATCTGGGTACTCCAAGTGAAAAAATCTGGCCTGGCTACAATGAGCTGCCAGCAGTAAAGAAGATGACATTCACAGAATATCCCTACAACAATCTACGCAAGAGATTTGGAGCGCTCCTCTCTGATCAGGGCTTTGATCTGATGAACAAGTAAGTGCTAGCTTCTGCAGTCCTTGGAAAGTGTCTTATTTGTTACACTAGTTGTAAAAAATGACttaattctgaatattttatatCTTACAGGCTAacgtttttcttctttctgcccaACTGTCTCTCTTCTCTCTAATTCATTGTCTTCCTAAATCCGTTTCAGCTTTTTGACGTACTACCCAGCCAGAAGAATTACTGCTGAAGATGGTTTGAAGCATGAGTATTTCCGAGAGACTCCCCTTCCTATTGACCCCTCCATGTTTCCTACATGGCCAGCCAAAAGTGAACAACAAAGGGTGAAACGTGGCACCAGCCCCCGCCCACCCGAGGGAGGCCTTGGGTACAGTCAGTTGGTAAGCATCACTGACTTCCACtgtcctaaaacaaaacaaaacgttctctttttccagtgtttggAAAAGAATCTGTAAAATCCAAGGCTGGTGTGTATCACCATTCCAGTGTGTGGGAATTGGACTGCCAATTTTGAAGAAGCAGCTGGCCGAAAAGCAGGTCCTTAGAAGTAGGACGTGGTACAATCTCAACTGCCTTAATTATTATCAGCACTTTATTAACAGTTCCGTGTCTCAGCATAGGTGAAATGACACTGTACAGCTATTGTGCTTACTGTAATACCAACAGAAAGAGCACGAGTAACAGTCTGCATTGAACTTAGCTATGATGCCACTAAATCAAGTATGTACTTAACATCTCCTACAGctctttcaggttttgttttattctttgtttctattGTTTTAGATTAGCTTTAGGCcgtgatttttgtgttgcaGAAGTGGATGTGTGTGCAGAGACACTGATAAATGAACTGTGTATGTTCTCCACAGGGCGATGATGATCTGAAAGACACCGGTTTTCATCTGACCACCACGAATCAAGGAGCATCTGCTGCTGGGCCTGGTTTCAGCCTCAAGTTTTAAACTCAGTGAGAAGggggaaaacaaagagaactgTTCAAGTGAGTGGATTTCTGAGTGCCCCAGTTCTGTTCTTCACGTCAGGGAAGCTAGATGGTTTTCACGGGGGTAAAGTCAAATGTCATCCCAGATTCAAAGACTTTTGCTGGGTGTGGAGTATAACTGCTGCATTCCATTAGAGGACTGGAATTAACAGGAAAAGCCAAGGATCGTTATAAAatttgagaaaggaaaacttgAAGTACAATCCTtgatccctttttttttccttttttttttggttgttcttgttttctccttgtaaATTTGtagaattaaaatacatttttaattgtttaacAGCGTGAAAGATGTCCTTTCCTCACATGCAGCAAAcgtggatgttggtggcattAAGTCTTCTAGAGTGCAAACTtgaggatatatatatattttttttaattcctctttcctcccccaGTCTGTGCTGACATTGTTGTAGTTACTGTCAGTCCAGCAAAAGaacctttttattatttttttttaagtaagttCTTTGTGTCTGAGTGTAGTTGTTTGGTCAAGAAATCATAATGTTTAAGCTGTTTCTCTCCCGTTGTGTACCTTGGAGAGAGCTAAGCTGGGTTGGGCTCACCACTCGCTGACATTTTTGAGTGCACTACTGGTTTGATGTGTTGTATAAATGTATTTACAATGGCACTGGAGCAAAAAATGTACTATATTGTTTTATaaatcaaaaaaaaattaatattgaagctttattttctagagaaccttcttttaaaaatgtcctttttccataaaaataacaacttttcattttactgGTTGTATATTGCCAATTCCAGTCTTTCCTCGTAAGTGTCTTCTGAGTCTCTAATTTATAATGCTATTATCCTTTCCTGGGACAGGAAGATTTGGAAAACACTGGGGTGTTCATGCAG
Proteins encoded in this region:
- the CDC2L1 gene encoding cyclin-dependent kinase 11A isoform 1 (isoform 1 is encoded by transcript variant 2), giving the protein MGDEKDSWKVKTLDEILQEKKRRKEQEEKAEIKRMKNSDDRDSKRDSLEEGELRDHRMEITIRNSPYRREDSMEDRGEEDDSLAIKPPQQMSRKEKTHHRKDEKRKEKRRHRSHSAEGKHARVKEKEREHERRKRHREEQDKARREWERQKRREMAREHSRRERDRLEQLERERERKIREQQKEQREQKERERRAEERRKEREARREVSAHHRTVREEYGDKVKMRPWSRSPLRQQRDKPEQADSRKPVKEEKPEERDPLSDLQDISDSERKTSSAESSSAESGSGSEEEEEESSSEGSEEEGEEEEEEEEEETGSNSEEVSEQSAEEVSEEEMSEEEERENGNHIPVESRFDRDSAGSEVEEEEVGEGSPQSNAMTEGDYVPDSPASSPIELKQELPKYLPALQGCRSVEEFQCLNRIEEGTYGVVYRAKDKKTDEIVALKRLKMEKEKEGFPITSLREINTILKAQHLNIVTVREIVVGSNMDKIYIVMNYVEHDLKSLMETMKQPFLPGEVKTLMIQLLRGVKHLHDNWILHRDLKTSNLLLSHSGILKVGDFGLAREYGSPLKPYTPVVVTLWYRAPELLLGAKEYSTAIDMWSVGCIFGELLTQKPLFPGKSEIDQINKVFKDLGTPSEKIWPGYNELPAVKKMTFTEYPYNNLRKRFGALLSDQGFDLMNNFLTYYPARRITAEDGLKHEYFRETPLPIDPSMFPTWPAKSEQQRVKRGTSPRPPEGGLGYSQLGDDDLKDTGFHLTTTNQGASAAGPGFSLKF
- the CDC2L1 gene encoding cyclin-dependent kinase 11A isoform 2 (isoform 2 is encoded by transcript variant 5), whose protein sequence is MGDEKDSWKVKTLDEILQEKKRRKEQEEKAEIKRMKNSDDRDSKRDSLEEGELRDHRMEITIRNSPYRREDSMEDRGEEDDSLAIKPPQQMSRKEKTHHRKDEKRKEKRRHRSHSAEGKHARVKEKEREHERRKRHREEQDKARREWERQKRREMAREHSRRERDRLEQLERERERKIREQQKEQREQKERERRAEERRKEREARREVSAHHRTVREEYGDKVKMRPWSRSPLRQQRDKPEQADSRKPVKEEKPEERDPLSDLQDISDSERKTSSAESSSAESGSGSEEEEEESSSEGSEEEGEEEEEEEEEETGSNSEEVSEQSAEEVSEEEMSEEEERENGNHIPVVTESRFDRDSAGSEVEEEEVGEGSPQSNAMTEGDYVPDSPASSPIELKQELPKYLPALQGCRSVEEFQCLNRIEEGTYGVVYRAKDKKTDEIVALKRLKMEKEKEGFPITSLREINTILKAQHLNIVTVREIVVGSNMDKIYIVMNYVEHDLKSLMETMKQPFLPGEVKTLMIQLLRGVKHLHDNWILHRDLKTSNLLLSHSGILKVGDFGLAREYGSPLKPYTPVVVTLWYRAPELLLGAKEYSTAIDMWSVGCIFGELLTQKPLFPGKSEIDQINKVFKDLGTPSEKIWPGYNELPAVKKMTFTEYPYNNLRKRFGALLSDQGFDLMNNFLTYYPARRITAEDGLKHEYFRETPLPIDPSMFPTWPAKSEQQRVKRGTSPRPPEGGLGYSQLGDDDLKDTGFHLTTTNQGASAAGPGFSLKF
- the CDC2L1 gene encoding cyclin-dependent kinase 11A isoform 3 (isoform 3 is encoded by transcript variant 6), with amino-acid sequence MGDEKDSWKVKTLDEILQEKKRRKEQEEKAEIKRMKNSDDRDSKRDSLEEGELRDHRMEITIRNSPYRREDSMEDRGEEDDSLAIKPPQQMSRKEKTHHRKDEKRKEKRRHRSHSAEGKHARVKEKEREHERRKRHREEQDKARREWERQKRREMAREHSRRERDRLEQLERERERKIREQQKEQREQKERERRAEERRKEREARREVSAHHRTVREEYGDKVKMRPWSRSPLRQQRDKPEQADSRKPVKEEKPEERDPLSDLQDISDSERKTSSAESSSESGSGSEEEEEESSSEGSEEEGEEEEEEEEEETGSNSEEVSEQSAEEVSEEEMSEEEERENGNHIPVVTESRFDRDSAGSEVEEEEVGEGSPQSNAMTEGDYVPDSPASSPIELKQELPKYLPALQGCRSVEEFQCLNRIEEGTYGVVYRAKDKKTDEIVALKRLKMEKEKEGFPITSLREINTILKAQHLNIVTVREIVVGSNMDKIYIVMNYVEHDLKSLMETMKQPFLPGEVKTLMIQLLRGVKHLHDNWILHRDLKTSNLLLSHSGILKVGDFGLAREYGSPLKPYTPVVVTLWYRAPELLLGAKEYSTAIDMWSVGCIFGELLTQKPLFPGKSEIDQINKVFKDLGTPSEKIWPGYNELPAVKKMTFTEYPYNNLRKRFGALLSDQGFDLMNNFLTYYPARRITAEDGLKHEYFRETPLPIDPSMFPTWPAKSEQQRVKRGTSPRPPEGGLGYSQLGDDDLKDTGFHLTTTNQGASAAGPGFSLKF
- the CDC2L1 gene encoding cyclin-dependent kinase 11A isoform 4 (isoform 4 is encoded by transcript variant 8) translates to MGDEKDSWKVKTLDEILQEKKRRKEQEEKAEIKRMKNSDDRDSKRDSLEEGELRDHRMEITIRNSPYRREDSMEDRGEEDDSLAIKPPQQMSRKEKTHHRKDEKRKEKRRHRSHSAEGKHARVKEKEREHERRKRHREEQDKARREWERQKRREMAREHSRRERDRLEQLERERERKIREQQKEQREQKERERRAEERRKEREARREVSAHHRTVREEYGDKVKMRPWSRSPLRQQRDKPEQADSRKPVKEEKPEERDPLSDLQDISDSERKTSSAESSSESGSGSEEEEEESSSEGSEEEGEEEEEEEEEETGSNSEEVSEQSAEEVSEEEMSEEEERENGNHIPVESRFDRDSAGSEVEEEEVGEGSPQSNAMTEGDYVPDSPASSPIELKQELPKYLPALQGCRSVEEFQCLNRIEEGTYGVVYRAKDKKTDEIVALKRLKMEKEKEGFPITSLREINTILKAQHLNIVTVREIVVGSNMDKIYIVMNYVEHDLKSLMETMKQPFLPGEVKTLMIQLLRGVKHLHDNWILHRDLKTSNLLLSHSGILKVGDFGLAREYGSPLKPYTPVVVTLWYRAPELLLGAKEYSTAIDMWSVGCIFGELLTQKPLFPGKSEIDQINKVFKDLGTPSEKIWPGYNELPAVKKMTFTEYPYNNLRKRFGALLSDQGFDLMNNFLTYYPARRITAEDGLKHEYFRETPLPIDPSMFPTWPAKSEQQRVKRGTSPRPPEGGLGYSQLGDDDLKDTGFHLTTTNQGASAAGPGFSLKF
- the CDC2L1 gene encoding cyclin-dependent kinase 11A isoform 7 (isoform 7 is encoded by transcript variant 11) yields the protein MGDEKDSWKVKTLDEILQEKKRRKEQEEKAEIKRMKNSDDRDSKRDSLEEGELRDHRMEITIRNSPYRREDSMEDRGEEDDSLAIKPPQQMSRKEKTHHRKDEKRKEKRRHRSHSAEGKHARVKEKEREHERRKRHREEQDKARREWERQKRREMAREHSRRERDRLEQLERERERKIREQQKEQREQKERERRAEERRKEREARREVKEEKPEERDPLSDLQDISDSERKTSSAESSSESGSGSEEEEEESSSEGSEEEGEEEEEEEEEETGSNSEEVSEQSAEEVSEEEMSEEEERENGNHIPVESRFDRDSAGSEVEEEEVGEGSPQSNAMTEGDYVPDSPASSPIELKQELPKYLPALQGCRSVEEFQCLNRIEEGTYGVVYRAKDKKTDEIVALKRLKMEKEKEGFPITSLREINTILKAQHLNIVTVREIVVGSNMDKIYIVMNYVEHDLKSLMETMKQPFLPGEVKTLMIQLLRGVKHLHDNWILHRDLKTSNLLLSHSGILKVGDFGLAREYGSPLKPYTPVVVTLWYRAPELLLGAKEYSTAIDMWSVGCIFGELLTQKPLFPGKSEIDQINKVFKDLGTPSEKIWPGYNELPAVKKMTFTEYPYNNLRKRFGALLSDQGFDLMNNFLTYYPARRITAEDGLKHEYFRETPLPIDPSMFPTWPAKSEQQRVKRGTSPRPPEGGLGYSQLGDDDLKDTGFHLTTTNQGASAAGPGFSLKF
- the CDC2L1 gene encoding cyclin-dependent kinase 11A isoform 6 (isoform 6 is encoded by transcript variant 10), whose amino-acid sequence is MGDEKDSWKVKTLDEILQEKKRRKEQEEKAEIKRMKNSDDRDSKRDSLEEGELRDHRMEITIRNSPYRREDSMEDRGEEDDSLAIKPPQQMSRKEKTHHRKDEKRKEKRRHRSHSAEGKHARVKEKEREHERRKRHREEQDKARREWERQKRREMAREHSRRERDRLEQLERERERKIREQQKEQREQKERERRAEERRKEREARREVKEEKPEERDPLSDLQDISDSERKTSSAESSSAESGSGSEEEEEESSSEGSEEEGEEEEEEEEEETGSNSEEVSEQSAEEVSEEEMSEEEERENGNHIPVESRFDRDSAGSEVEEEEVGEGSPQSNAMTEGDYVPDSPASSPIELKQELPKYLPALQGCRSVEEFQCLNRIEEGTYGVVYRAKDKKTDEIVALKRLKMEKEKEGFPITSLREINTILKAQHLNIVTVREIVVGSNMDKIYIVMNYVEHDLKSLMETMKQPFLPGEVKTLMIQLLRGVKHLHDNWILHRDLKTSNLLLSHSGILKVGDFGLAREYGSPLKPYTPVVVTLWYRAPELLLGAKEYSTAIDMWSVGCIFGELLTQKPLFPGKSEIDQINKVFKDLGTPSEKIWPGYNELPAVKKMTFTEYPYNNLRKRFGALLSDQGFDLMNNFLTYYPARRITAEDGLKHEYFRETPLPIDPSMFPTWPAKSEQQRVKRGTSPRPPEGGLGYSQLGDDDLKDTGFHLTTTNQGASAAGPGFSLKF